The following is a genomic window from Candidatus Jidaibacter acanthamoeba.
TACTTCTCCTCAATGCTTAAAAACTAACCATTCACTTTCTCCATATACTTTGATATCAGTACTATCTATCATTAAATAACCTTCCTCACCTAGTAGTGGTAAATTTATTCTTTTAAGTAAGCTTTTAGCTCTTTTAGATAATCTACTAAACTCCGGTACTTTTAGCCTAAGTCCAGTAAGCTCAAATATAGATCTAACAAACCCTTCAGTTTGCCTCAACGGCAACTTAAGTAGCATGCATAATGTTACCATAGTTTCTATTGCATAATCCGAATAATAAGTTAGGCATCCTTGTTTACACATATTATCATTTACAGCATACCATAACT
Proteins encoded in this region:
- a CDS encoding transposase; protein product: LWYAVNDNMCKQGCLTYYSDYAIETMVTLCMLLKLPLRQTEGFVRSIFELTGLRLKVPEFSRLSKRAKSLLKRINLPLLGEEGYLMIDSTDIKVYGESEWLVFKH